In Sphaeramia orbicularis chromosome 9, fSphaOr1.1, whole genome shotgun sequence, the sequence CTGCAACGGTGAGTCTGTTTTCAAACTGAACCATTAGAGTCTGTGCTTTTTATTTTATCAGATGAAATCCTTAAAGACTTACAACTATTTTAGTCACGTCTTCCAGATGAGTttgtctctacatttaaccttttctaagtgatttatttccatttattattctttttattttgtattttcagtgtaaatcctgtattttcttatatttaattaactgattgtGTAGATCAGAGGGggcaaacatgcggctcgggggccaaatccggcccaccaaagggtctaatctggcccatgagatgaatctgtaaaggcaaaaattacacgaagatattaacgatcatggATGTtaaaagtcattttatttcagcAGTCATATACAGACATCATAATGAcctttaaatcagggctgtcaaactcattttagttcagttccatattcagctaaatttgatctgaagtgggccggacaagtaaaattataacataataatatagaaataatgacaactctaaatttttgtctttgttttagtgtaaaaaacaaacaaacattaaattacgaaaatacttacttttataaactatccaaaaacgaacaaacaaaaaaaaaaaccctgaaaaaactgaaatttaaattaaaaaacataagaaaatttagtgcaattttaacagtattattcctcagctgatcatttctacatgtgcattatggatcagatctacaaagacactaaacactgaggaacagacagaaaaattgttaaaattgtgcttaattttctctagacatttcaggttcatatttgttcaggttattcaccttttattgttacaggatagtttggaaatgtcaatattttcataatttaatgttattttttgcactaaagcaaagggaaaaaaattaagttgttaattctagatttttttgggcttcattcaagcttttttttttttacttaattgaagtttttttttttgcttaattcaagattttttttacttaattgaagatatttttttggcttaattcaagatttttttaaaacttaactgaagatattttttttttagcttaattcaagatgttttttacttaattgaagaaattttttttggcctaatttaagattttttgctaaattttagatttttgggggggttaattgaagatttttttcactaaattgaaaattttttttggcttaattcaagatttttttttttttcttaattgaagatttttttttcttggcttaattcaagattttttcctaaattcaagctaatttttttttttgcttaattcaattcaagactggaatttttgcactttgcaaaaacatcccaggggccgaactggaccctttggcgggccgcatttggcccccgggacgcatgtttgacacgccTGCTTTAAATAATGGcaagtcttatttttttttctctttgttttagtggaaaaaaagtaaataagatgaaaatgtttacatttacaagctgtcCTTTGACAAAaagcatgaacaacctgaaatgtcgtaatAGAATTAAGTTTAATTTGACCAACATTCtgtgtgttattaaatgttttgtgtatttgaccaccgcttgttttcttcaatttcttattcattttaatgtctggtacaattaaaggtatatttgtttggacaaatataatgataacaacaaaaatcataGTGAAAGCTCATAGTAGTTCAGTTtaggtccagtctgacccatgggatgaatttgtgaaatgcaaaaattacactaagatattaaaatcattttagctcaggttccacattcagaccaattcaatcagtCAAAGACGATCGTagtaacgtataaataatgacaacttcagttttttctctttgtaaatttagccattttcatgtaaaaaaataatGGAAGTGTGATGACGGTGTAAGTGCACGTGCTGCTGTGTGTTGGTTGTTGTGTATTTGGGttggtgttcattttgttggtccgTGTCCAGatgaagctgctgctgctgctgctgccggcgCTGCTGGCCTTGACCTCGGCCAGTCTTCAGGACATCGTGAAGAAAAGCTCACGGCTCACGAAAGGTAAACGTCCCCGAAGACACACGAGTTCATTCTGTACAGAGGACGACGCAGCTGGACAGAGATGACCGTGTTTGTTCAGACACCGTTCATATTATTTGGACATTTCATCCTTTAGTCTTTAGTTCTGGTGCTTAATCACCTGTTTTTTTCAGTCCGTCTCTCTTATTTCTGACACAGTCTGTTTTTAGACGTTCTGTACAAATACACAGACCTGTAAACCAGTGaaggtttaaagcaggggtctcaaacatggtcccaggggccaaatatggcccgccaaaggttccaatccggccacggggatgaatttggaaagtgcaaaaattccacagtccaggctgtggaactcatttttagAGCTGCAGCCGATGAATCGAtcaggtgcttgaagcgaatgcaaaaattcacaattcgattaatcgactcgaattgattgaagggaaatattctgttgcagttttcctgaattgtagcttctttgtgcgtcacaataagcgtctgtgtgaaacacaacagtggaaccaatgtttaacagcagagaaatgaaggaaacaaagctttgattcaggagaactgtggttgaatgtttttttttttttggaatcacTTTGAGTCagttaatcagttgcagctctactcattttagttcaggttccacatccagaccaatctgatctacagtcaaataataacagcagaagaacccacacaaaagaacgactGCACAGTTTCTTCtcagtttcatgtgaaaaaagtattacattataccctataaataatgacaacttcaaatatttgtctttgttttagtgcaaaaataacattaaattctgaaaatatttacttttacaaactatcctgtaacaataaaatgtgaataacctgaacaaatatgaacaacctgaaatgtctaaagaaaattcagtccagtttgaactcttttcttcctgttcctcagtgtttagtgtctttgtagatctgatcagaatgcacatggactaatgagaagtggaggcagaatattattaaaatagcacttttattttttttaaagaaatttcagttttttcagattattcatatcttttttgtttggatagtttataaaagtaaatattttcataatttaatgggggtttttttgcactaaaacaaagacaaaaatttggcgttgtcattatttacaggttcttctgttcttatttgactggttgggtccactgcagatcagatcagactgaatgtggaacctgaaagaacaggagtttgagaaccctgctttaAAGGTTGGGCTGTTGCATAATAATTACAGAACAGTTCTACTATTGAATTTGCTGGAATATTTAAAATCTGGGACATGAGGGATGTGGTCAAATGTGAATCTCCAGTGATGATGATATGCTGCTCTGATGTTCTTCTCATTCTTCTTTTGTTACCCCGCCCACCGAAGGGGAGGTTTTtggttctttgtttgtttgtttacactttagcagcaaaactattggttgaattcataccagattgcatttaacctcctcagacccagctatgggttttctgttcacatttgtggattagagtttcacaactttatccaaaaaaaaaaaaagaaaactgtccaccacaaaggacattccataaaaattttcaaAAGTGCAtccgaaaaaactgttgcatcatgatgtttccaatgtaggcactgatttaataaaaaacaaaaaagctggtactttgctgacgtttgctgggtctgaggaggttatagattaccagtgacccagaatagatgtgattacattgtggagaaaagttaaaattttttttatgaattttcaatcttttcttcttcccattttcttataatgggtgaaatttcaaatgtctttagcagcaaaactattggttgaattggtTAGGTTTATTGGTTGGTTAGGTTAGCCTGGTTAGGAACCAGGCTAACCTGGTTCAACTATTGGTTGAACCAGGTTAGGTTTACAGGGGTGTATTCATTAGAGCTGtgcatcggcaagaatctggcgatatgatacaaatcacaatactaggatcacgctacgatatatcacgatactgttaaaaagggcaattttttgtgtgtttctttttttaaaatgattatttccttgaagaattaaattccACCAGGAATCTgctcaaatactaaacatatttttatctgatcacaacaggatctaatgttatatcacagaatgttcctgtgttcaaactgaaattctgttttacagacattccagtttcagatcctgttcaaatgttcagattctattagttcacaactaacatcagaacaagattttagttcaatcccaactaaggaacgaacattatttaataaaagtattaaataattctaaataaaatataaacaaaaagaaaaatgaacctcagtcatatctgcatttgaataaatacctacaaatactgatacagcactttttaatatcgatacagtattgtgaaatgaaatatcgtgatatattgcagaaccaatattttctcacacccctagtATTCACACATACTTTGAGTTAGTTTCCCTGGAAAGTCCTGGCCTTTTTTTTTGGGTGTGAATACAAACGTATGAACTCTGATTCAAATCAAACAAGTGGATGCAAAGAGGAGACCGAATGTCTCGTTAACGTTTGTTCAGATGTTCATGTAACGAAACTGGCTTCGACTGAGCTCTTCTTCACAGTTAAAATTTgggtctgtaaaaatagaatacatattctgaAAACGATAACTGTACGTcagacctccatgtttgttttcatcagcaCCGGTCGtctctgattgaccccgcccccgacttttctgtccaatgccagtgcagttcgtcacatgctgcttctgtttacaaattttggtccactagcgaGAATGTGATCCGactcaaatggaaaaaaagtcTGCTTTTAATCCTAATCAAATAAGTGGAAATATAGCCTAGACTGCCAGTGACGCACAATAGATGCGGTTagatttttgggaaaagtaggtcaaagttcaaattttttaatgaattttttcaatctttttttccctcccatttacttataattctgAAACGccaatacatttttttaacataGACTGACCCCAGATATTTTAAGCAAATTCCTATTTTCATGTTCTGTATTAGTGAAGTAGTATTAATGTGTCTCtactagaaaatataaaaaaaacagatgagctGAGGCAGGATTTAGAGCAACTGTGATCATTACTGAGCATGAACACATCTAACATTTACACCATAGTgtagttatgaatgaatgaatgaatgaatgaatgaattaattaattaatttttggttttacgtcaatcattgtacttagtacatgaatcgtaataaacataaaaaaacaaaaacaaaaacggaataggccagaagcaaaagcttatttttttgcctatccttttcacctaatacactacATACATcgacttaaatgtgtacagcactgagcattcacaccataataataataataataatgataataatgataataacaataataataacaataataataatacaaaaaaaaaaaccccacaacagCAACAAAAGCATATCTACCATCCCAATTcgatatttctgaataattttaagcttacacacacacacacacacacacacacacacacacacacacacacacacacacacacacacacacacaatattcaGGGTttccacagggtcttaaaaagtcttaaagtcATGAAttcacaaatctgcatttaataccttaaagaagtccttaaaaggtattacatttgatatggtgggtcttaagttatgtttccATGGACTTATTTGTTgaactgtgtttaaatgtgtctgtttaatGTCCAAGcttcaaagaaagtaacattagtcgactcagttccacctgttccaaccccatAATTTATATCGAAATTAGGAATGCTAACTTTGTCGCCCCCCCACTGGTGAGAAACGACTCTGAATGGTGGGattcaaggtgttggagtaaatacagggtggggaagcaaaatgtacactgaacatttagttgttttttctcagcagacactacgtcagttgttttgaacccaaacatatactgatgtcataatcatacctaacactattatccataccttttcacaaacttttgcccatatgagtaatcaggaaagcaaacgtcaaagagtgtgtgatttgctgaatgcactcgtcacaccaaaggagatttcaaaaatagttggagtgtccataaagactgtttataatggaaagaagagaatgactatgagcaaaactattaccagaaagtctggaagatactattaaagaagattgggagaagttgtcaccccaatatttgaggaacacttgcacaagtttcaggaagcgtgtgaaggcagttattgagaaagaaggaggacacatagaataaaaacattttctattatggacattttcttgtggcaaataaattctcatgactttcaataaactaattggtcatacactgtctttcaatccctgcctcaaaatattgtacattttgcttccccaccctgtacatttttctaaattctaggagtcacaaattttttccagtatggccatgaaatagcattaaattctgttctaagtcgacttcaaaaggtctttaaaagtcttaaatgtaacttgtataaacctgtaggaaccctgaatatTATATCTGTAATCTACAAATGAAAATAGAGTAAAGTGTGTGGAATTCAGCAGGATTTGACTGCAGAAATAGATCTAATTGTCatagttgtgtttttatttgtgtagGATCTTTGGGTCCAGGTTTCTGCAGGAGCTCagacttttcttcttcttcttcttctcctggtGGATGACCTCCGTGGTcgtggtccagtccagttcctgTATCGTGTCTGAATGTCGAGGCCTTTTACAGAAGGTCTTAATGAAACTAATGGCTCTGTGCGTCCGTTCCAACAGCTTCCATACTGAACCCAGATCTGGAGGCCCGGGTTCCTGAGCCCACGGGTAACCATGTGTCGGCTCCTCTGACCCCCCCGGATCTGGAGCAGCAGCAGGACCTGCCCTCCTCCTTCATGTTTGCAGATAACGTGAACCTGGAGTGGCTGACGTGGGACGGCTCTTTGCCCAACGGCGCCGTTTCCATCTACAACGGCTACACCGAGCGAACCGACTACGTCTGCAAGTACAACTGTGAGGCCGGGTTCTACAACCCCAGCCTGGGCCCCTACTGCCGATACCCCTACGGAGACCGCGAGTACTACGCCCCTGAGTTCCAGATCCTGGCCAACAAAGACAACTTCGAGTTCCTGGAGTGGAAGGAGGACTCGTACGGTTCCGTGCCACAGCACTCGGTCAGGACCTGCCAGGGGGTGGGCATCTACGTCGGCAAGAACAAGTATGGTCTGGGCAAGGTGGTCCCTCAGTTTGAGGCCTTCTTCCTGCCTTGGGAGGGTGACGAGTACTGGTACAAGAAGTACCAGGTCCTGACCATCAACAGGGACGCCTACACTCAGCACATCTCCGACGTCAAGTACGCCATCGACGAGGTGGCCATCTTCCAGTATCCTCCAGAGACCATGCAGATCTCCGGGGTCACCAACAACGAGTGTCAGACTGTCACGAAGACCGTCACCATCTCCAAGACCACCGAGGTGGAGACCACCTGGAACATCGGCAGGGCCACCATGCTGGGAATCACAGGCAGCATCACGGCAAAGATCCCCCTGATTGGCTCCGGCGGCATCGAGCTGAGCGGCGAGAAGACGCTGCAGTTCTCCAGAGGAACCACGGTGGTGGAGGCGCTCAGCCACTCGGTGTCCGTGGAGCTCAGCGTCCCACCCAACCACTCCTGCAGAGTCCGCATGGAGGGACGCAAGATCAAGGCCGACGTCCCCTACACGGCCCGGCTCAGCCGCACATACCGCAACGGAGAGACGCAGTGGACGTCCATCGCAGGAACGTACGACGGCGTCCAGATCGGAGAGGTCCGAGCTGTGGTGGACCGCTGCGAACCGGTGGCCGACGCCAAACCATGTccctgaaaaaagaagaaatgaaagcaTGCACATTTTGTATTTGGTTGAATGTGAAGAAACATCCTcataaaatgatgtaaaacttcaacatttcttttctttgtcttcgtTTATAAAACCAACACATGAACGGATGAAATGTTCTGGTCTCCATTTTTACAGTGGATAAATAAACACCGGGTAATAACAGTATGTTCTAATGTTTTTTCTTATGTATCAGTcagaagaaattaaaaataatacacagTAAAATAAGTTCTTCTTGGTATAAATGTACCTACAGTTACAACgaaagataaaaatataaaagtgatAAAAAAGGGAAACAGGTTCGACATTTACATGAACAGAGAAAATGAAACACAGGTTAATGTTCTGGAAAAGACCAACAAAAACCAAAGATTTCATTCAAACAAGtttttattttgcttctttttgtggcaaaaaaaaaagacattttaatgtttgCTGGGttggtttttacattttaatatgaaTGATAACGGAAAGATAAAAAGTGTCTTAtggagacaataataataataataataataataataataataataataataataataataataataataaattttatttgtatagcacttttcatagaactcaaagacactttacataaagcaaataaaaacagaaaccaaacattaaaaactgataaaagcacgtatacgaatataaaacagttaaccATTAAAAGTAATCTTAAATAAACGAGACATTGAAAAACCTTCATGAAATCAGCTGAGAtcatgaacatttaacagataataatgaatttaaaagaagaaataattacaaaaaaaggaaatacaATCTGAAGAACCGTAGTCCAGTTGAATGTTTTGGATTCACAGACACAGTTCAGACTTGACTGATCCGACAGGAACCCTGACGTAAACAttccagggtcaaaggtcattgctTCATCAACACTGAAACAGTGAAATCCACCTCAAAGTACATTTTAATCAGTCAGACTTTATTTGTATTGCACTGTTCATACATGTTACATCAAACCCCCACTGTCCCACAGCtgcaaatagaaataaaaataaacacaacaaagtaaagcaatgttaaaaagtaagaaTTTAAATAAAAGCTAAGCTGAAAAGGGAGGTTTTGAGTTTACTAGTATAAATATGAACACTGGCAGTGGATCTCAGGTCAGCTGTTCCATAGTTTAAGGCCATAAAAGCAGAATGGGCCCTTcggtgtggactctaggaacagttaaaaAATAGGGCtgagaccattaagagttttaaaaactaataaaagcactttaaaaattcATCCTGAATGATCCTTAATATcagtcatttaattttttatcacCATTTTCCACGTTGTCccaggctgtttttttttaaattttgtttttgagaaaaccATAACACAAGTACTTACACTAACTAAACTGACAACAGGAGGGAGAGTCCAACATTTGAGCAGCATctagtccacacacacacacacacacacacacacacacacacacacacacacacacatgcatcagtATACTCATATACCTGTAGTAATTTTTTCCTTTACAGTACAGTTTGAGGATCcatagaaattatacaaagtcTGGTCTCACAGTTACAATATAAGTGAGCCACTCTGAccagttttcagtaaaaatatcagttttccatcttaaattaaatgtgattctctccatgacatatacacacaaaaaaatgggaacttttcaacaatccaataaaaccaagagtgatggaagaaaaatattttattcatagtaattgaaaccttaaaacataccatttaagaaacaatgatggaattttcatttttaaaaaattacagggtgacccaaaaaaacgggaatttttcaagtgcgtattggcagacacgagcaagtggcagcactgccagacagtgaccttgagccagtaaacacacccccattttagtaaccattggcggctgtgccagaattgttcggtaaccgtgtgatctccagattcggtaacgttccctggccccctagatcgtcagatttgtccgtttgtgattttttcttgtggggctatctcaagagtaaggtgtacacgactggaccaagaactgtggatgagttaaaaccgagaattcaggatgaaattcacagtatcccagctgagatgttgcagcggtcaatgaggaatctcaacagcagatttccagaatgcattcgtacaggaggacgccatctacaggaaggaatttttaaaaaacgaaaattccatcattgtttcttaaatggcatggtttaaggtttcagttactatgaataaaatatttttctgccatcactcttggttttattggattgttaaaagttcccgtttttttgtgtcatcctGTATATTGTTCTctacatcagtccagtccttCAGAGCAGGTTTGTCTCCTTTCAGCCATTTTCTGGTCAGGGTCTTCTTATTTGTCACTAAGAGTAATCTCAATAAACATTTATCATTCTTACTAcacttgagttcttctaaatcaTTGAAATACACGGTTTTAAAGTCAAaacaatttttaatttatttaatattttttgttgaCGTAAAAGGAACAACCTCTGAACTGCGACTACAAAGACTGGTCAGAGCGTCCTACACTCAGGAACCCAGAGAACTTTGAGTCCAGAACGATAGCAGAGGGACGGACGTGGCCGACATAACCCATAAACAACTGTATCTGCCTTTATGACACCTGAAATATTGACTGAGTGAATAATTAATGAAGTGTTGATGCACGGAGATTCACTGTTACATTTGGACTCCCCTTTAAACTGTGGTATaattcacaccaaggttattatcgttaacgaaaactaacgaaatgacgaaaactagaatcgaaaaaacatttttgttaactgaaataaaaactataattaaaggaaaaagacgataacgaactgaaactgtattgtgtgcttataaaactaactaaaacatataaaaattatggacaaattcccttcattttcgtctttgttgaCGTCGGATGGaaacgaaagcaatttatttcacttgagcaattttagctaacggcaccatacgacactttttgctccgtcacttgtgttcactgtggtttccagtcgtcttctggtccccactctacctggaaacatggagactaaagcagcagagtcctgtctgggatttatgtgaatacgaccacagaggagaggagaaaagagacgactaaactaaaactaagcatttagaaataaatgaaaactaataaaactatcaaacctgctctaaaaatgaatcgaaatgaactgaattagagaaaaaagtcaaaactaaatcaaactaaactagaatgaaaaatcctaaactattagaaccttggcctgGTGTGTTTTCCAGGGGTCGGGCTTGGATTCTTAGGcaacgttcagactgcagccaaatgtggcacaaatccgattttttgccgctatttgttttttgtttttttccccccaacctttgtttatttggaatttTGTAGAAACtgggcaatacaaacactgtatcatatgtgacacatcaactgaaaataaatgttgtacaatttccttcttttttttttttttttttttaacatgctaacaaacccaagaacaagaacaccaaccttctccattaacaaaaacaaaaaaaaaaaaaagccaaaaaaacaaaacaaacaaacaaaaagacttaaaaggttcacatttagaatatcgaTGCGCTGTGTGTTACACAAGGTGCATTACcgaacagaaaaaacaaagaggACCAGGCAGGAAAATAACCATGaaggtcaatctggaacaaaagggaaatttgtttttctgactggttgaaacaaaggattccagatttgtgaacatttatcagcagaggcataaaacagtgtcatttgaattttttccaatttgaggaaatacaggacGTCTGAGCCAGTGAATACATTTTAccactatttgacctgtatctgacctgttaaagaccgtctgaacggcacaaatccgacccagaccactttcacatgtggtcctaaatccgatacatatcgtaTATTTTTCAATGCgacgtcagtctgaacggccaggtcgcatttatccgacctttacatcattgaaacgCCAGTACAGCCCGACTGCAACACACTGGTGAACAGATAGAGGTCGCCATAGATGAGTGTGTTGTGgtgagagtgttacggagaggcCGTCCCAGATCCATTTAAACGTTTTTCTTGTCATTTGAAAATTCTGAatgaagtgtgtgtgagtgaagccgctaacatccCTATCCCACCGCTCCTGACTCCgcctccacatccaaatactgCGTTGTTCAGACGTAGCAGCCgctgcaccacaaaaggccacagCGAAACCCTGGCTCTGCTCTGTTTGAATCTTGTACTGAAAATTCTTGGACTGTAATGGAGCTGACTTCAGCTGGACACAAACCTGATCAGCTCCACACACGCCCACACCAGATGCCTCCAGATTTCctcctgtaaacacagtgcgtgctgcGTGGGCACGTATTGCGTCAGGACCTCttctgtgcatgtgggtcactgcATTAGTCCATGTgcgttctggatcagatctacaaagacatgaaacacttagaaaagagttcaaactgggctcagatcagctgaaacactcagt encodes:
- the LOC115426097 gene encoding natterin-3-like, which codes for MKLLLLLLPALLALTSASLQDIVKKSSRLTKASILNPDLEARVPEPTGNHVSAPLTPPDLEQQQDLPSSFMFADNVNLEWLTWDGSLPNGAVSIYNGYTERTDYVCKYNCEAGFYNPSLGPYCRYPYGDREYYAPEFQILANKDNFEFLEWKEDSYGSVPQHSVRTCQGVGIYVGKNKYGLGKVVPQFEAFFLPWEGDEYWYKKYQVLTINRDAYTQHISDVKYAIDEVAIFQYPPETMQISGVTNNECQTVTKTVTISKTTEVETTWNIGRATMLGITGSITAKIPLIGSGGIELSGEKTLQFSRGTTVVEALSHSVSVELSVPPNHSCRVRMEGRKIKADVPYTARLSRTYRNGETQWTSIAGTYDGVQIGEVRAVVDRCEPVADAKPCP